In Streptomyces hawaiiensis, one genomic interval encodes:
- a CDS encoding carbohydrate ABC transporter permease, with product MADTAIPPRTAAHRPGTTATRRPGRPPASSRPRRRSRATAGTGRLAALLVSPTLLVLTIVVIYPTLMALDESLYGVKGLDPKTGFISATEPFVGLKNYTDIFTQAGDRFWNAFWNTTFFTVVTVSLETMIGVAMALIMHRAFRGRGLVRASILVPWAIPTAISGLLWKWIFNADGIANVLLGHQVLWTADGFSAKVAVVIADVWKTAPFVGLLVLAGLQVIPKEVYEAARLDGASAFQQFRRITLPLVKPALLVAVLFRCLDALRMFDLPYILIGAQKGSVETLSMLAQNEASNVRFGPASAYAVLLFLYVFLIALAFVRLLGADLTGDAGGTGKSGRRRSRVARRRVREVTA from the coding sequence ATGGCCGACACCGCGATCCCGCCCCGAACCGCCGCGCACCGTCCCGGGACGACGGCCACCCGCCGCCCCGGGCGGCCCCCGGCGTCCTCGCGACCGCGACGCCGCTCCCGGGCCACCGCCGGCACGGGCCGCCTCGCCGCGCTCCTGGTCTCCCCGACCCTGCTGGTCCTCACGATCGTCGTCATCTACCCGACGCTCATGGCGCTCGACGAGTCCCTGTACGGGGTGAAGGGCCTGGACCCCAAAACCGGGTTCATCAGCGCCACCGAGCCGTTCGTCGGGCTGAAGAACTACACCGACATCTTCACCCAGGCCGGCGACCGCTTCTGGAACGCCTTCTGGAACACCACCTTCTTCACTGTCGTCACGGTGTCCCTGGAGACGATGATCGGCGTGGCCATGGCGCTCATCATGCACCGGGCGTTCCGGGGCCGCGGCCTGGTCCGGGCGAGCATCCTGGTGCCCTGGGCGATCCCCACGGCCATCTCCGGACTGCTCTGGAAATGGATCTTCAACGCCGACGGCATCGCCAACGTCCTCCTCGGACACCAGGTGCTGTGGACCGCCGACGGCTTCTCCGCCAAGGTCGCGGTCGTCATCGCCGACGTGTGGAAGACCGCCCCTTTCGTCGGACTCCTCGTCCTGGCCGGCCTGCAGGTCATCCCCAAGGAGGTCTACGAGGCGGCCCGGCTCGACGGGGCGAGCGCCTTCCAGCAGTTCCGGCGCATCACCCTGCCCCTGGTGAAGCCGGCCCTGCTGGTGGCGGTGCTGTTCCGCTGCCTCGACGCGCTGCGCATGTTCGACCTGCCCTACATCCTCATCGGCGCCCAGAAGGGCTCCGTGGAGACCCTGTCGATGCTCGCCCAGAACGAGGCGTCCAACGTCCGCTTCGGCCCGGCCTCCGCCTACGCGGTCCTCCTCTTCCTCTACGTCTTCCTCATCGCGCTCGCCTTCGTGCGGCTGCTGGGCGCCGACCTGACCGGGGACGCCGGCGGCACGGGGAAGAGCGGGCGCCGCCGATCCAGGGTGGCGCGCCGCCGCGTGCGGGAGGTGACGGCATGA
- a CDS encoding carbohydrate ABC transporter permease: protein MTLTAKWRQWLPYLGIALVVAYCLAPFYWMLVSSLRGTDDIFSTSLFPSPLSFANYRSVFSPAQGFTKALLNSLIVAGVTTALSLVLATFTAYAMARLEFRFKRLILTLIIATSMFPVVSIVVPLLKLFTDIGWINTYQSMIVPSMSFTLPLAVWNLTTFFRQMPDELEQAAMVDGCTRGQAFRKVIVPLAAPGIFTTAIITFIAAWNEFLIALSMTNKPGMQTATVAISKFSGATTYQTPFGSQMAAGIVVTIPLVVMVLLFQRRIVAGLTAGAAK from the coding sequence ATGACCCTCACGGCCAAGTGGCGGCAGTGGCTGCCGTATCTCGGCATCGCCCTGGTGGTGGCCTACTGCCTGGCCCCCTTCTACTGGATGCTGGTCTCCAGCCTCCGCGGCACCGACGACATCTTCAGCACGTCCCTGTTCCCCTCCCCGCTGTCCTTCGCGAACTACCGCTCCGTGTTCAGCCCGGCGCAGGGCTTCACCAAGGCTCTGCTCAACAGCCTGATCGTCGCGGGCGTCACCACCGCGCTGTCGCTGGTCCTCGCCACGTTCACCGCGTACGCGATGGCCCGGCTGGAGTTCCGCTTCAAACGGCTGATCCTGACCCTGATCATCGCCACGTCGATGTTCCCGGTGGTGTCGATCGTGGTGCCGCTGCTGAAGCTGTTCACGGACATCGGCTGGATCAACACCTACCAGTCGATGATCGTGCCCAGCATGTCCTTCACGCTGCCGCTGGCGGTGTGGAATCTGACCACGTTCTTCCGGCAGATGCCGGACGAGCTGGAGCAGGCCGCGATGGTGGACGGCTGCACCCGCGGCCAGGCCTTCCGCAAGGTCATCGTGCCGCTGGCGGCGCCGGGCATCTTCACCACCGCGATCATCACCTTCATCGCGGCCTGGAACGAGTTCCTCATCGCCCTGTCGATGACCAACAAGCCCGGCATGCAGACCGCGACGGTCGCCATCTCCAAGTTCTCCGGCGCCACGACCTACCAGACGCCGTTCGGCAGCCAGATGGCGGCCGGAATCGTCGTGACCATTCCGCTGGTGGTCATGGTGCTGCTCTTCCAGCGCCGTATCGTCGCCGGGCTCACCGCCGGCGCGGCCAAGTAG